In Pyrus communis chromosome 11, drPyrComm1.1, whole genome shotgun sequence, the sequence CAAAAATAGAGAAGACATCTGATTTATTGCCCATTGGAAATACCCAAGTGTATCTTGTATATTCATCAACAAACAATACATAATACCTATAGCCATCTAAAGACTTTATAGGAGAAGGTCCCCAGATATCAGTATGAACTTTATCAAATGGAGACAAACATTTGTCAGTTCTTTCTAGAAATGGCAATCTAGACATCTTGCCTTGAATACATGATGTACACATACTACTTGTAACAACCCGAAAATTTATATTTGGAAGCAAAAACTAAGACAGGCGCAAAATTTATTTCGGAAGATGATCACCAAATTCCTTTTCTTGGACAATTTCCAAGAAAATATTAAATCTCAGTTATtttattatggctgcatctaaccttctcattAGACTACCTACGTATCCTACAAAAGGATTAAACCACTCCTAGTTCACAATTTCAATTTCTAACTCATTTCTGAAAATCATTCAAGTGACTAACAATCACTAACTAGGTTCAAACAAGTGAGTCATACCAAATGCATATCAAATATGGTTTCAGTATATTGAAATGCGCATAAAATGGTAGCGTTGGCTCACTAGCTACGCACCGTCGCACGTGTAGCCGTGCGTAGCGGTCGGCCGTCATGACTCGCCATAaaatttcaactattttaaaaaattaccaaattttgcaGGAATGTACAAGTCAAGGAAAGGCACATTTTTCATACCTAAGCCGAGGTCTAATTCAACCTGAAAATACCTAAATTTGGCCACGAACCGTCGGAACCCTAGAAATTGGGTGACCTCGATCCGCCACCTCCAGTGCTTCGCCGCCCCAACCAAGGCTTAGGCTTTGTTCAAGGCCTTATAGGTagtctaatggtggtggtaattggTGGGAATAGCTTCAGGATTTTAGTATTTCTTGCACGAACCCGTCGCACCCACCAATGGTTCTCCACCCATTTACAACAATTTTCTTCTAAATCTGGGGTGGAAAAGGAAGAGGGAATGGCTAGATGATGTTTGGGAATGGTAGCTTGGTCTATTTCATGGATCATCTTATGGAAAACCTCGGAAATTATGGAGGAAACAGCTCAAAGGCGCGGGTCGAAAGGGGACCGGGTTCTTCCCCCaccttcttctctcttttcattccttttttttcccCGATTGGTTCCTACCTCCCTTTGCATAATCTGATTGAACCCATAACCCCTTTAATTGATCGGCCTGAATCCAAGCCCTTGATTGGTTCTCACTCCCAACTAGTggaagtttaattaaattaaaactataGTTTAGTAAAACAATTTCaaatgtccgtaactataccgttataatccggactcgcaaacaaCTTTCACCTATACGCTCGTGGAATTGTCCTCTATCCAGATATGTCAAGAAATACGATAAAATATGCGAGGATAAAATACGTCCTTGTAAAATTACCTTAACCAAATAAGGGCATTTCACattcaaaaaaaattccacataatcatatatttaaaatttttgaggGTACTACACTACtcttattgtttgtattatacGATATACTACATTGTTTTAGCATACAAGTAAGAACTTCATTTGTAGGGTGACCTACTTCATTTGTAGGGTGACCCAACCTTTGATGCCACACACTTGACTTCACCACTTGACCAAGGAAAGCTGTTGGATTCGCAACTGTAGACTGCACACCTTTAGCACTATGAAAAACTGGGATCTGAAACAACTCCGTAGGCCTACTCTTTCCTTGATACAGAATCTCCTTTGTCTTCTTATgctgtaaaaaacaaaaagtttgattcatcacatataaaccaaCTTCTGTTATCATCACATATTTGTTTAACAGACAACAAACTTCTAGCAATCTttggaacatgtaaaacattagTAAGTAATAGAGAGTGATCCTTTGTATGAAGAGTGGTGGAACCAATGTTCTTGATAGATATGCTTGTGCCATTACCAATAGTGATCTTTTCCTTTCCTTCATATGGAGCAACTTGTGCCAAGGCATTGACATCAGCTGTCATGTGGTGAGAAGCACCATAATCGACTATCCATGAATCAATGGGCATGAATTGAGATGACTATTGGGCATTCATTGTAGTTATTGAAGATGGAGGAGATTGACTTTGATATGCATAATTGCTTCTCTGATAACAATCAAGGTCAACATGACCTCTCTTCCCACAAATTTGGCATTCAACCATAAACCCAGTAGAAGAAGTATTGGTGTTTCTGTGAAAACAATTTGCTGTTGTATGACCTCATTTGCTGCACCAAATAACATATTCCATAGTCTCATTTGATAGAGTTGCAAGCAAAAGACTTAATAAAGCCATGTCAGTCGACTCCCAATCAATATAAGCCCCAGTAACCTCCTCAGTAGTTCCAAGATCCGTAGTTATCACAAATTTTGGTGGACACACATCAATGCCATCAAAGTGACCAAACAATTTGTAACCCTTTAACACTGCCTTAAATTGAAACGCCCATTTGGCGAAATTATCATCCTTAATTTTATAGTAAGCATCCCCAACAAATTTTCTACTTTAACAGTCAGAGTAGTCATCTTTAATCAAAACACAGATACAGAAATAGCAATACGTGatgattaaaaagaaattaacacTCTTTTCAATCGAAACAACTGCACTACTCAAAGAGATTAAAACTCTTTACCAAGAAAGTTTGACACTTATCTAAATCACCAAGAAAGATTGACACTTTCCTAAAACACCAAGAAAGAATAACACTTTCTTTAATATGCAACTTTCACCATTATTTCTTCAACAACAATATATGAACATTACTCTATATAATCAGATCATAGCAAATCTCATAGAACTGCACAATTTCTTCAAGAATCCCAAAAATACAAGAACCCATGATCAAAATATCTCCTCCAAAACTAGAAAAAGATATCACCTGAATCGATTTCGACAATAAGAGAGCGCAGACTTCCTCCGAATCGTCAAGGCTGCAGAATGGCGTTGAGTCTTTCCAGTGGCAACGAGGTGACGACTCACAGAACAGCAAAACCACGACTTACAGAGCAACGGAAGAATCGTCAAGGATCGGAATGGCGACGAGCCATATCGGCTATGATACCATCATAACACTGAGATATCAGGCCTTGAAGAAATGAATAGAGAATAATGAATGCCTTAGAAATGAAGAATTTTCAGAAGTCTTTGTATTTCTCAATGAATGATAACAAGCCTTTACATTTTACCAATTGACAACTGACAAGTGTCATTGGTTAATAATATGTACTGCGGACTTTTAGTTTCTTTCCCTCCCAACTCACATGAAATGATGTAAAGTAGAAAAATTAGGCAGTTTAAGTTCATGGCGTTCATTCATTCAAATCTTAATGATGACATGCAAGACTCTCATTACAGTACATCTCAAAATATGTAACAGGGGTCGCGTTTAACACTTCGCCTTTGCTAAAGAATGTACAAATTTATGTCATGGTCACTGATCTAATATCGCCTAACTTTTCTCAGGACATGAAaaccacatatatatatatatatattttttttctataaatgaCAGCACTTATTTCATTCAAAGAAATTGGCTACTCagtacagaaaaaaaaaaaagttattcttCTCAAGTAGATCACAAATTAGAGTAAGGGGTTCACCTAACCAAGTGCAATCACCTCAAGAATGAAGGGCAAAACGGGCAAGCCCATGAGCTACAGAGATTGCTTGGTGGTTTATGTGTGAAGCAGAAGCTTCAACGACCAGTTGCAACATATACTTAGCATCTTCAACAAGAAGCTCATTGATACGTACTCAATGACACTTAGCATCTTCAACAACAAGCTCATTGATACGTACTCAATGACACTTAGCATCTTCAACAAGAAGTTCCAACTATTATGTGATACGTACTAAGAAAAATTGATGAAAGTTTGGTATAATTGTTAGCTCATTGTCTAACTTGAGTTTTTCTTTAGTACTACGTAATATTGGATACTATAATctcttcgttttttttttttttcgattaaAATTGTAGGTTAAACATAAATGGTAGAAGATAACCAATTAAAATGGGTCTCAACACTCTTCATTCTTCTCCATTCCTGCAGCACTACCACTACTCAGTTGAGAATATTATTTCAGGAAAAGGAGAGGCATTGtgtgtgcttataagtaattagaCTATTCCTTATATTGCCAAATAGTTTTATaatagaacctcaactttctttatggtatcaAAACCCAGTAATTTCATGTGTAAAGTCTAATGGCAACATGTGCTCTACGTCACCCGATTTATCTTGTCCACATGCtagacttgaaaattcatcACAGGTAAGAGAGCGTGTTGAGTATGAATCTCATATCTGGAAAACATGTGCTTGTACTTAATTGAATTACCTTCgacattatcaattaattttatattagaaTTTTAACTTTAAGAGAGgacaaagaaggagaagaggagagagagagagagagagagagagagagagagagagagagagagagagagagagagagagagagagagagagagagagagagagagagagtggcaaacacttttttttttattgaaccaAGTGGTCCCATTTTTACTTGCAACTGTAGGTTCCGGTTTCTCCTTTAcctaactttcaagtttttatCAACCGTTCAATTCGGAACGAAACAATATAAAGCCTTTCGATCTACTTAACATTAATATTTTTCACTCTAACATTATTTGGTAAAGATTTTTGGACCAGAATACAAATTGTTAGCTTATTTCTGAACAAGTTAGAACTTAtctgaaagtatttttaaaataactataagcgtttttagaaagaaaaaaaaaaattttgggttACAAGAAAGCATTAAGTGCTTTTGTGTTAGAAACACTACTTATATGTTTGCAGAAAGCacaagtattttttttcttcaaaatttacttatatttttgttaagaattggttcaaaaaatatttcacaaaaattattttcaattattttaaatacaTTTTCAAATACGCCCTTAAACTCTCGAGGATTGTAGCAATCTAACATTGGCAAAACCCGTTACCATGGAACAAAAAGAGCAATTGACTTCTTGAATctctatgaaaaaaaaagtacatctCCACACGTTCAGACCATTGCAACATTTTATTATTTGGACATTGCTAGCTGAGAATTTTGCATCGcctccaaaatatatatatatatatatttttttttttttttaaaaaatctgTTCAAAGTTCAACGCCTAGTATTAGTTCTGAGCCAAGTATTTGTTTTGTCTTtggacaaaaatattttctaagtTCTCAAAATTATTTTGACTTTGGAGAGGTTTTTCTTATTCATCTCTCCCGTATGTATTAATTCTCatggtttatatatatacagagtcatttaatttcaaactAAATAGAAACAAAGTTTCCGTATTTGTTTGACTATATgtatataactatatatatgTACTGGTGATATATTCAATAACTTTGCAGAAATGGCGAAGCAAAGCTCTATCTCCCTCGTTTTCTTTCTTCATGCAGCACTACTAATCTCAACTTGTTTTGGAAGCAAATCTTGGCTTTCAAAAAGGCAAGTTGCCTTGTTCATCTTTGGAGACTCTTACTTAGATTCTGGCAACAACAACTACATCAACACTACAACTCTCGACCAAGCAAATTTCTTGCCGTATGGAGAAACCTACTTCAAGTTCCCAACGGGAAGATTCTCCGACGGACGTTTGATGTCAGACTTCATTGGTAAGATTTGTAAATCTTTTATGATGTGGTCCTTGTTTGTACATGTCCACTTTTGTTAACTAGCTAGTTAACCTAACGCAAGATAGTTTTGTCTGCTTATACTTAAGCATGATCTGATCTAATTTTGTATATTATCATATGTACTTTGCAGCTGAGTACGCTCACCTGCCATTTGTTCCACCCTTTCTTCAACCGGGATTTCGTCAATATTATGGTGGCGCGAATTTCGCATCCGCCGGAGCTGGTGCTCTTGTTGAGACTTTTCAAGGCGAGGTAGGTATTCTTTACATTTTACTAAGTGATAATATGATATGGCCAGCTGTTTGTACAATTTGGTATGGATATTGTTAATGTGCTACTTAATTAGGGAGAGGAAATGAAACATATGTTTAGCTTGTATTACAATGTTAAAagtaagaaaatagaaaattttagGTGTAATGGTTGTATCGCTTTATAAATAGTGTAAGAAGTCAATAGTAAAATGACACGTAATTCTTACTTGTTGGTTGGCTACATGCCCATATCATTTTAGTCCGTGTGgcctttaattttttgaatcTAAATGATGTAGAGCGCTCCAGAAACAATGTCTACATATCATATTATCAATAATTtatggctttttagccaaaatttgtataactcatcattttggttcttgaggtttgaaatcaatagaagtggtctttgagtttgtcatccatcaatcattttggtcattccttgaaaaattatgttaaataaggaccaaatgacaaaaataccctcaatttaataaacaatagaccgaaatgatttgaaaaaaaaaaatattattaatttattttaccGCACGTATGAGATAACCATtgcatttaaaatttttctaaatACGGAAAATTTTACACTCACAAAGTGCACCTAAATAGATATAGAAGTGTTATATTCCCTCTTATTTCAGGTCATTGATCTTAAGACACAACTGAAGTACCATAAAAAGGTAGAGACCTGGTTCAGAAACAAGTTAGGCGATGTTGAAGCCAAAGTGACACTTTCAAGAGCCGTCTACTTGTTCAGCATTGGAACCAACGATTACATAAGCCCTTTCCTAACCAATCCTCCCATGTTAAAGTCCTACCCTCGCTCACAATACGTCGGAATGGTCATCGGCAACTTGACAAGCGTTATCCAAGTATGCATTAAGCACATTACATATACAGTCTGAAATGTTATGTTCTGAAATTGCTAGTCAAAAccacaaattttaaatttgacctAACTCTATAACTAATCAATGTGGTTGACTCGTAGTATGACAACATAACATGTCAGGAGAACGCTTTCTATGTTTTTTATATGGTTTGATTGGGTGTAAAATTAGCAGGAAATTTATGCAGGAGGGGGTAGGAAATTTGGGTTCATCAACTTGCTGGACTCAGGTTGTCTTCCGGGGTTCAGAATAATCAAGCCTGAAAATAATGGTAGCTGCTTAAAAGAGGTTTCATCACTTGCCAAATTACATAACCAAGCACTCTCAAAACTTCTCATTCAACTTGGAAACCAGTTGGAGGGTTTCAAATATTCACTCTACGACTTGAACAGCAATCTTAGACAGAGAATCAGACATCCCTCTAAATACGGTACGTACGTAAATGCACAAAAGCAAATTAGTTGTCTTAATTCAGTTGATCAGGTAAACATTATTGCCAAATCGGACCAATTAATAAGTTCAGCACAACACGTTGGAAACTTCTTTTATGGGGTTACTAAATGCACCCTATAACTTGATGATGAGTACCATTTTCTAttatgtgcattttttttttctgttgctAAAGAGGGCTGAACCTACAGAAGTCTAGGTCTTAAGATCGATCCTACAAATGTCTTTAAACAACATTTTCTCTACACTACTAGAGGTGGAATGATATAATTCTCGCTTCATGATGAGGGTAGGCAGGGTGATAGGTAAGAGTAGGTTATGGCAAGGGTTTAAAACTGCCTATgtaactaaaataaataaatagtgaCAGCCCAAATCTAGACTTGACCTATAAGCACAAAAACATAATCATACTCGTTATCTTTTATGCAAATTCATTTGCTTATAAATGTGTAACACATTACAAGTTACAAGTGGATATTGAATGGTGTAACTGTGTGTGATGAAATTAAGGTTTTAAAGAAGGGAAAACGGCATGCTGCGGGACAGGTGAATTCAGAGGAGTGTTTAGCTGTGGAGGGAAAAGAATAGTGAATGAGTTTGATTTGTGTGAGAATCCAAATGAATATGTGTTTTGGGACTCATTGCATCTCACTGAAAAGGTCTACAAGCAATTTGCTAATGAAATGTGGAGTGGCCAGCCATGGAACTCCAAGGCCACAAAAGGTCTACACAATCTCAAGAGTCTGTTCCGAGACTTGTAAGTCTTTTGCTTCAAATGTAACACACATCCCAAATTGGACATCAATTTGATTTAAACATGTGCTTTTGAaactttaatattttaattctttggttacattaaaataaattagatcCTCTATGCCACAAGTGTCAATAAATCATTTTTTCCCTAAGAAGTGTCAGTAATTGATTGGCAAATCTACTTACGGAAAATGATAATGTATTGTATGGGTCTCATTTTCAGatgagttttatcacaaatgattctTGAAATTGATCAACTCCATCttgaaaaaaatgcaaataGGTAAATCTAATCTTTGAATAAGAGTGCcacaaatcaatgtggttaattaaattaaactaccttaTTAAAATAACATTTTCAGACATTTTGAGTGCCACTTGCCATAATAACGAAGAAAGCGTGGTATTCTTGCACTTGCCACAAAGTTATGCTTGACATTTTGATGTTGGAGTGTTGGCTGGCTGGCTGGAAATGGCCAGCCCACTGGCTTGATTTGGAGGTTTTGGCCTGGTGGAGCtcacaagccctttggcctagccctcggttagagacggTTTTTGTGTCATTCcgagctatttttagccctatgaccctttggccagGTCGGTTAGAGATGCCATTATGATCCTGGAAATAATAACTACATAAACACCACCACTAAATTTCAGGCCAATTGGTTGCCGTACGACAAGACCTTCTTCAAGTACCTAAATGCATGCTTTGTTGGGCTTTCATGTGAACTTAAGGCTTGGGATCCGATTTCTTTATAATTGGATTGGTTGGTTTGACAGAGAAAAGGAGAAATTACGCATGTTCTCTCCCAAACTCACCTATGTAGGCTTCAAAAATTGTGGGCTTGGATCTTTAAGCTCCCAAGCAGCCTAAAGTCTTCTACAATCTTGACTCCATGTAGGCCTGATAAACTTTCGTAACCATTTAGACCACAATTCACTTGGGAATCTCCAAGCATGTGACTTGGGCTTATTTTAGCATGAATTGTAGTTAGCGTCATCGAGCTTGGCGTGATGTATATGCATGGATTGATTTATACAAATGACTGGTTTATTTCTCATAGCATGGCATGATTGTGAATATTTTTATTCCTTGATTATGCACCTTTGCATGTGATTAGGCTTGACTCATGTATGACGGTTGGGCCTTGAAACTGGATTGGGCTTACATGTGACATTTTTGGGTCTTAACAATGATTGTGGTGGTCTTTGCAACTAGTCATCCAAGAATTGGGTACCTCATTTCAATCATCAACAAGGTATCCTTGGTACTCCTGCTGACTTTTGGTGTAATTTTTGCAACTCTCCTGAACATCATATCTCTGCTTGTCTTCATCATCCTCCATTTCCCTTTGCGGCCTATCATGCTTTTTTCACCTGGTGCTACAAACGATCCTACCTGGTACTTTGATATGGGAGCCACTCACTACATGACTAATGATGGGGCTACCCTCCAGGATCCATCTCCCTATATTGGTAACGATTTTGTTCTCATTGGTATGGGGTTTCTCTTCTTATTACTCACACTAACTCTATTCCTCTTATCTTAGGTTTATTATTTCAAATTAAACAATGTCTTACATGTTCCTTCTCTTTGCTTCTCAATTTACTCAAGATAATTTCGTGGTTGTTAGTGTTCATCCGATTGGTCAAGTTATTTATGGCTTTTACATTGGTTCTCTGTTTTTTAAGGATCGCTGTGAGGATCACCTCTATCTTGCGTCGTCGTCTCGTCCGTCTACCTTCCATGTTTTCTCCTCTTCTTTGTGGTACTCCTGTCTTGATCATCCGTCCTCCGAAGTTTTATCTAAATTGTCTTTAGGTTTTATTTCTATATTAAATAAGGCGTTTTGCA encodes:
- the LOC137709398 gene encoding GDSL esterase/lipase 5-like; amino-acid sequence: MAKQSSISLVFFLHAALLISTCFGSKSWLSKRQVALFIFGDSYLDSGNNNYINTTTLDQANFLPYGETYFKFPTGRFSDGRLMSDFIAEYAHLPFVPPFLQPGFRQYYGGANFASAGAGALVETFQGEVIDLKTQLKYHKKVETWFRNKLGDVEAKVTLSRAVYLFSIGTNDYISPFLTNPPMLKSYPRSQYVGMVIGNLTSVIQEIYAGGGRKFGFINLLDSGCLPGFRIIKPENNGSCLKEVSSLAKLHNQALSKLLIQLGNQLEGFKYSLYDLNSNLRQRIRHPSKYGFKEGKTACCGTGEFRGVFSCGGKRIVNEFDLCENPNEYVFWDSLHLTEKVYKQFANEMWSGQPWNSKATKGLHNLKSLFRDL